The Impatiens glandulifera chromosome 8, dImpGla2.1, whole genome shotgun sequence genome includes a window with the following:
- the LOC124913136 gene encoding uncharacterized protein LOC124913136 — protein MCLMIIKRDILEASRGAVSKDITNVKVFLMKIEKRFVRNDKAETGAILARLITLKYKGNGNIREHILEMSHIISRLNALKLDLSEYLLVHLILLLPPAHYN, from the coding sequence ATGTGTCTCATGATCATAAAGCGCGACATTCTAGAGGCATCCAGGGGTGCAGTATCTAAGGATATTACCAATGTAAAGGTGTTCCTTATGAAAATCGAAAAACGATTTGTAAGGAATGATAAGGCAGAAACGGGTGCGATTTTAGCACGCCTTATTACCTTAAAGTATAAAGGCAATGGTAATATAAGAGAACACATCTTGGAAATGTCCCATATAATTTCAAGGCTAAATGCACTTAAGCTTGATCTTTCTGAATATCTTCTTGTGCATCTGATACTCCTCTTGCCACCAGCTCACTATAACTAG